From a region of the Gossypium raimondii isolate GPD5lz chromosome 10, ASM2569854v1, whole genome shotgun sequence genome:
- the LOC105776853 gene encoding uncharacterized protein LOC105776853 isoform X1, translating into MPSLRMKAKSSTGSLREKNGLRVCQKSSVICKRPCCHVRVSQQGAEFSSCIQNSHDDSSNVDVAPQGFETDGADVQQLILDEENSELQKQLSVFVDSATVGRMETAHSCASNLETIFSPFLESIQINNQPNIDNNAGNSDSPEVSALGTDDSDDNKSSFGSQTCNVSDFFISDMIIASIPFDGNAVDDNISGTDAFPDFKCSEPSMLFDVAEQYMILPFLEDTVKVNEINYVNLHEEAMMAQDNTGIHLAIGQMRSCVEDSDVNSDSDKADDFDPQSFIKSLPELSDVVSSFRPAATAMEARRRKPITLVLDLDETLVHSTLEPCDDADFTFTVFFNMKEHTVYVKQRPHLHKFLEKVAEMFEVVIFTASQSIYAEQLLDILDPDRKLISRRVYRESCIFSDGSYTKDLTVLGVDLAKVAIIDNSPQVYRLQVNNGIPIKSWFDDPSDCALISLLPFLETLVDIDDVRPVIAKKFGNKE; encoded by the exons ATGCCATCTCTAAGAATGAAGGCCAAGTCAAGCACGGGTtctttaagagaaaaaaatggtCTCCGTGTGTGTCAGAAGTCTAGCGTGATTTGTAAAAGACCGTGCTGTCATGTCAGGGTTTCCCAACAAGGAGCTGAATTCAGTTCATGCATTCAAAACTCTCATGATG ATTCATCAAATGTAGACGTGGCCCCTCAAGGTTTTGAAACTGATGGGGCTGATGTTCAGCAACTAATTTTGGATGAAGAAAATTCCGAGCTTCAAAAACAGCTCTCAGTTTTTGTCGATTCTGCAACAGTGGGGAGAATG GAAACTGCCCACAGCTGTGCCTCAAACTTAGAGACAATATTCTCTCCTTTTCTGGAGTCAATCCAAATAAACAATCAACCTAATATTGACAATAATGCAG GGAATAGTGACAGCCCTGAAGTGTCAGCACTAGGCACTGATGATAGTGATGATAACAAAAGCTCATTTGGCAGTCAGACGTGTAACGTATCAGATTTCTTTATATCTGACATGATAATTGCAAGCATACCTTTTGATGGAAATGCTGTTGATGATAACATCTCTGGAACTGATGCATTTCCTGATTTCAAGTGTTCTGAGCCAAGCATGTTGTTTGACGTGGCTGAGCAATACATGATATTACCTTTCCTCGAGGACACTGTCAAAgtcaatgaaataaattatgttaactTGCATGAGGAAGCCATGATGGCTCAAGATAATACTGGTATACATCTAGCCATTGGTCAGATGAGATCGTGTGTAGAGGACTCTGATGTTAACTCTGACTCTGATAAAGCAGATGACTTTGACCCACAATCGTTTATAAAAAGTTTACCAGAACTATCTGATGTAGTGTCAAGTTTCCGGCCCGCTGCAACTGCCATGGAAGCTCGGAGAAGGAAGCCCATAACTCTTGTGCTTGATTTGGATG AAACTCTTGTCCACTCTACTCTTGAACCTTGTGATGATGCTGACTTCACCTTTACAGTCTTTTTCAACATGAAAGAGCACACTGTGTATGTAAAGCAGAGGCCTCACCTCCATAAATTTTTGGAGAAAGTTGCAGAAATGTTTGAAGTTGTTATCTTCACTGCAAGTCAAAGCATTTATGCAGAACAACTACTGGACATACTGGACCCAGATAGAAAGCTCATATCCCGGCGGGTTTATCGTGAATCTTGCATTTTTTCAGATGGAAGTTACACTAAAGATTTAACAGTATTAGGTGTTGATCTTGCAAAAGTTGCTATAATTGATAATTCACCACAG GTTTACAGGTTACAAGTGAATAATGGGATTCCTATTAAGAGTTGGTTTGATGATCCATCCGATTGTGCACTAATTTCATTACTTCCCTTCTTAGAGACTCTGGTTGACATTGATGATGTCCGCCCTGTCATTGCCAAGAAATTTGGTAACAAGGAATAA
- the LOC105776853 gene encoding uncharacterized protein LOC105776853 isoform X2: MPSLRMKAKSSTGSLREKNGLRVCQKSSVICKRPCCHVRVSQQGAEFSSCIQNSHDDVAPQGFETDGADVQQLILDEENSELQKQLSVFVDSATVGRMETAHSCASNLETIFSPFLESIQINNQPNIDNNAGNSDSPEVSALGTDDSDDNKSSFGSQTCNVSDFFISDMIIASIPFDGNAVDDNISGTDAFPDFKCSEPSMLFDVAEQYMILPFLEDTVKVNEINYVNLHEEAMMAQDNTGIHLAIGQMRSCVEDSDVNSDSDKADDFDPQSFIKSLPELSDVVSSFRPAATAMEARRRKPITLVLDLDETLVHSTLEPCDDADFTFTVFFNMKEHTVYVKQRPHLHKFLEKVAEMFEVVIFTASQSIYAEQLLDILDPDRKLISRRVYRESCIFSDGSYTKDLTVLGVDLAKVAIIDNSPQVYRLQVNNGIPIKSWFDDPSDCALISLLPFLETLVDIDDVRPVIAKKFGNKE; this comes from the exons ATGCCATCTCTAAGAATGAAGGCCAAGTCAAGCACGGGTtctttaagagaaaaaaatggtCTCCGTGTGTGTCAGAAGTCTAGCGTGATTTGTAAAAGACCGTGCTGTCATGTCAGGGTTTCCCAACAAGGAGCTGAATTCAGTTCATGCATTCAAAACTCTCATGATG ACGTGGCCCCTCAAGGTTTTGAAACTGATGGGGCTGATGTTCAGCAACTAATTTTGGATGAAGAAAATTCCGAGCTTCAAAAACAGCTCTCAGTTTTTGTCGATTCTGCAACAGTGGGGAGAATG GAAACTGCCCACAGCTGTGCCTCAAACTTAGAGACAATATTCTCTCCTTTTCTGGAGTCAATCCAAATAAACAATCAACCTAATATTGACAATAATGCAG GGAATAGTGACAGCCCTGAAGTGTCAGCACTAGGCACTGATGATAGTGATGATAACAAAAGCTCATTTGGCAGTCAGACGTGTAACGTATCAGATTTCTTTATATCTGACATGATAATTGCAAGCATACCTTTTGATGGAAATGCTGTTGATGATAACATCTCTGGAACTGATGCATTTCCTGATTTCAAGTGTTCTGAGCCAAGCATGTTGTTTGACGTGGCTGAGCAATACATGATATTACCTTTCCTCGAGGACACTGTCAAAgtcaatgaaataaattatgttaactTGCATGAGGAAGCCATGATGGCTCAAGATAATACTGGTATACATCTAGCCATTGGTCAGATGAGATCGTGTGTAGAGGACTCTGATGTTAACTCTGACTCTGATAAAGCAGATGACTTTGACCCACAATCGTTTATAAAAAGTTTACCAGAACTATCTGATGTAGTGTCAAGTTTCCGGCCCGCTGCAACTGCCATGGAAGCTCGGAGAAGGAAGCCCATAACTCTTGTGCTTGATTTGGATG AAACTCTTGTCCACTCTACTCTTGAACCTTGTGATGATGCTGACTTCACCTTTACAGTCTTTTTCAACATGAAAGAGCACACTGTGTATGTAAAGCAGAGGCCTCACCTCCATAAATTTTTGGAGAAAGTTGCAGAAATGTTTGAAGTTGTTATCTTCACTGCAAGTCAAAGCATTTATGCAGAACAACTACTGGACATACTGGACCCAGATAGAAAGCTCATATCCCGGCGGGTTTATCGTGAATCTTGCATTTTTTCAGATGGAAGTTACACTAAAGATTTAACAGTATTAGGTGTTGATCTTGCAAAAGTTGCTATAATTGATAATTCACCACAG GTTTACAGGTTACAAGTGAATAATGGGATTCCTATTAAGAGTTGGTTTGATGATCCATCCGATTGTGCACTAATTTCATTACTTCCCTTCTTAGAGACTCTGGTTGACATTGATGATGTCCGCCCTGTCATTGCCAAGAAATTTGGTAACAAGGAATAA
- the LOC105776633 gene encoding uncharacterized protein LOC105776633, translating into MSGKGGGGGNNGIGKGNNSGLSGIPPGSRKMVQSLKEIVNCPEPEIYAMLKDCNMDPNEAVNRLLSQDPFHEVKSKRDKKKESKDSVDARSRGANNLGSRGGRSGSDRYTGRGGSSHYSSNESGPSHGKPAQKRENGGHPVAGSSSSASGMQGNNMNRRPQSHSEVAVSEHKISTVGLGDGVSSSSQPTGYQSAWLGVPGQVSMADIVKMGRPQNKTSVVPNPSQQSTNNRHHVVPPPAALQSNLQDQASKVADISYEPDGTKNQQVSSRDEWPPIENPSAASVTSVLESPAESGLYANASNLPLGRSNQILKSQLEEAQAVDDGPLETVNNNHVRSPSISSRNIQEDNSRGSSLYDNDLYKDMNSYQPQIPAFENEEAEDGSSSVAVDLQQLNLHNDDREPPTEEDNPSVIIPNHLQVHTPDCSHLSFGSFGPGIGSGFSGQFASMASKNNLDDVPEVADASSIGHSDNRNPEYYADEHLRSDTEGNIINRSNVSTANYEVPEDSQPEVLKQDVSEAAQGSQYSFPPSASGYNYENSEQLNPSFAHMQTSSQMQNLNPFSSVMQAYTNSLPSTLLTSTVQTAREPDLPYSPFPVTQSMPTRYSNATSSISGPTISMPEALRATGISAAQPTQQSLPGASVATGPALPQHLAMHPFPQPTLPLGHFANMISYPFLPQSYTYMPSAFQQTFTGNSNYPQSLAAMLPQYKNSVSVSSLPQSAAIPSGYGFGSSTNIPGGLPLNPPTAPAGTTIGYDDVLSSQYKDNNHLMSLQQNENSGMWIHGPGSRTMSAVPASTYYSFQGQNQQAGGFRQGQQPPSQHFGSLGYPNFYHSQMGVSLDPQQQNPRDGSLSGSQGQPPSKQTQQLWQNNY; encoded by the exons ATGAGCGGGAAAGGAGGCGGAGGTGGAAATAATGGGATAGGGAAGGGTAATAATAGTGGACTTTCAGGTATTCCGCCTGGGTCTCGCAAGATGGTCCAGAGCTTGAAGGAGATTGTTAACTGCCCTGAACCTGAGATCTATGCTATGCTTAAAGACTGTAATATGGACCCTAACGAGGCTGTCAATCGCCTCCTCTCTCAAG ATCCTTTTCACGAGGTGAAGAGCAAACGAGACAAGAAAAAAGAG AGCAAGGACTCAGTTGATGCGAGGTCTCGTGGTGCCAATAACCTTGGGAGTCGTGGTGGTAGGAGTGGTTCAGACCGATATACTGGGCGTGGTGGTTCATCCCATTACAGTTCAAATG AGTCTGGCCCTTCACATGGTAAACCTGcacaaaagagagaaaatggaGGTCATCCTGTTGCAGGGTCTTCATCTTCTGCATCTGGTATGCAAGGAAATAACATGAATCGTCGACCTCAATCCCACAG TGAAGTTGCAGTTTCAGAACATAAAATTTCCACGGTAGGTTTAGGTGATGGGGTTTCTTCTTCATCACAGCCTACTGGATACCAATCTGCTTGGTTGGGGGTTCCAGGTCAAGTATCAATGGCTGATATTGTGAAGATGGGCAGGCCACAAAACAAGACTTCTGTGGTGCCAAACCCATCTCAGCAAAGCACTAATAATCGGCATCATGTGGTTCCTCCTCCAGCAGCATTACAGTCCAACTTACAGGACCAGGCTTCCAAGGTGGCAGATATTTCTTATGAGCCTGATGGCACCAAAAATCAGCAGGTTTCTTCAAGAGATGAATGGCCCCCCATTGAGAATCCATCTGCTGCTAGTGTGACCTCTGTCTTAGAGTCCCCTGCAGAATCTGGACTTTATGCTAATGCATCTAACTTGCCCTTGGGTAGAagtaatcaaattttgaaatcccAGTTGGAGGAAGCTCAGGCAGTGGATGATGGTCCTCTTGAAACTGTCAATAATAACCATGTTAGGTCCCCTTCTATTTCAAGTAGAAATATACAAGAGGATAACTCCAGAGGTTCATCTCTTTATGATAACGACTTATATAAGGACATGAATTCCTATCAGCCTCAAATACCTGCCTTTGAGAACGAAGAAG CTGAAGATGGTTCTTCATCAGTAGCTGTGGATTTGCAGCAACTTAATTTGCATAATGATGATAGGGAGCCCCCAACTGAAGAGGATAATCCTTCTGTAATAATCCCAAATCATCTACAAGTCCACACCCCGGACTGTTCGCATTTGAGTTTTGGTAGTTTTGGACCTGGAATTGGTTCTGGCTTTTCTGGACAATTTGCATCAATGGCCTCAAAGAataatttggatgatgttcctGAAGTAGCAGATGCATCATCTATTGGGCACTCAGATAATAG GAATCCCGAGTACTATGCTGATGAACATCTCAGAAGTGACACGGAAggaaatataataaatagaagTAATGTTAGCACTGCAAACTATGAGGTTCCTGAAGATTCTCAACCAGAGGTTTTGAAACAGGATGTTTCTGAAGCTGCCCAAGGGAGCCAATATTCATTTCCTCCATCTGCGTCTGGTTATAACTATGAAAACTCTGAACAATTAAATCCTTCTTTCGCTCATATGCAGACAAGCTCTCAAATGCAAAATCTCAATCCTTTCTCAAGTGTAATG CAAGCATATACAAACTCGTTGCCGAGCACTTTGTTGACATCAACTGTTCAGACTGCAAGGGAGCCAGATCTTCCATATTCACCCTTCCCTGTGACTCAGTCGATGCCAACAAGATACAGCAATGCCACCTCTTCCATTAGTGGTCCAACCATTTCTATGCCAGAG GCTCTAAGAGCAACTGGTATTTCTGCAGCGCAGCCCACACAACAGTCACTGCCTGGTGCGAGTGTTGCTACAGGACCTGCACTTCCGCAACATCTAGCCATGCACCCTTTTCCCCAACCTACACTTCCATTGGGACACTTTGCCAACATGATTAGTTATCCTTTCTTACCTCAGAGTTACACCTATATGCCATCAGCTTTCCAGCAAACATTTACTGGTAATAGTAACTATCCTCAGTCCCTGGCAGCAATGCTCCCCCAATACAAGAATAGTGTTTCTGTAAGCAGCTTGCCTCAATCTGCTGCAATTCCATCTGGCTATGGGTTTGGGAGCTCTACCAACATCCCTGGAGGACTTCCTCTGAATCCACCTACTGCACCTGCGGGGACAACTATTGGCTACGACGATGTTCTTAGTTCTCAGTACAAGGACAATAATCATTTGATGTCACTCCAGCAG AATGAGAATTCAGGCATGTGGATTCATGGCCCTGGCTCACGAACGATGTCCGCTGTTCCTGCAAGCACATATTACAGCTTCCAGGGGCAGAACCAGCAGGCTGGTGGGTTTCGACAAGGGCAACAACCACCTTCACAGCATTTTGGGTCACTTGGATACCCAAATTTCTACCATTCACAAATGGGAGTATCGCTGGACCCTCAGCAGCAAAACCCTAGGGATGGGTCCCTGAGTGGGTCTCAAGGCCAGCCACCATCAAAGCAGACCCAGCAGTTATGGCAAAACAATTACTAA
- the LOC105777372 gene encoding probable methyltransferase At1g29790, with amino-acid sequence MGFTMGLNFVLLLVMVATNILSLYHLSSTVQSPNPPPPVPVPDHLLRQLNTIRATINHLTRHNPSSSSTTAEPSSAVPRDLILHSQIGPIASSCHNHPDLLHRYMNYTPFSTCPYDPDLQETLILNGCHPLPRRRCFSRTPSKPPSSLPLTHFPTSLPDSGVMWNKYSCKSFACLSQNNPTGFDLNAQRSSLQKYTSELDLPLTQFMQLAKSANSPIRLGIDIGGGTGTFAALMKKSYNVTMLTTTMNVNAPYNEAVALRGLVPLHVPLQQRFPVFDGTMDLVRCGRAVNRWIPLSVMEFMFYDVDRVLRGGGYLWVDRFFSKAVDLEKIYGPLIGKLGYKKVKWAVANKTDPSGLKHGEVYLSALLQKPVSKS; translated from the coding sequence ATGGGTTTCACCATGGGTTTGAACTTCGTTCTCCTCTTAGTCATGGTAGCTACCAATATCCTTTCCCTTTATCATCTCTCTTCCACCGTCCAATCTCCCAACCCTCCTCCCCCTGTTCCCGTCCCTGACCACCTTCTCCGACAGCTTAACACCATACGCGCCACCATTAACCACCTCACGCGCCATAACCCTTCTTCTTCATCCACCACTGCTGAACCCAGTTCTGCTGTACCTCGAGATCTTATCCTCCACTCTCAGATCGGTCCCATTGCTTCTTCTTGTCACAACCATCCTGATCTTCTTCATAGGTATATGAATTACACTCCTTTTTCGACTTGCCCTTACGATCCTGACCTCCAAGAGACGCTTATTCTTAACGGCTGTCACCCACTTCCACGGCGGCGTTGTTTTTCTAGAACCCCATCGAAACCGCCTTCTTCACTTCCGTTAACTCATTTCCCGACTTCACTCCCCGATTCCGGCGTTATGTGGAACAAATACTCGTGTAAATCTTTCGCTTGTTTGTCTCAAAACAACCCCACTGGGTTCGATCTCAACGCTCAACGCTCTTCCCTTCAAAAATACACTTCGGAACTCGATCTTCCCTTGACTCAGTTCATGCAATTGGCCAAATCGGCTAACTCACCGATCCGTCTCGGTATTGACATAGGCGGTGGAACCGGAACTTTCGCCGCACTAATGAAGAAATCCTACAACGTCACGATGTTGACCACCACCATGAACGTCAATGCGCCTTACAATGAAGCCGTGGCATTAAGGGGGTTAGTGCCATTACACGTGCCTTTACAACAAAGGTTCCCAGTTTTCGACGGCACAATGGATCTGGTCCGGTGTGGGAGAGCGGTGAACCGGTGGATACCATTGTCGGTGATGGAATTCATGTTCTACGATGTGGATAGAGTGTTGAGAGGTGGTGGGTATTTGTGGGTGGATCGATTCTTTAGCAAAGCAGTGGATCTTGAGAAAATTTATGGGCCATTGATTGGTAAGCTTGGATACAAGAAAGTGAAATGGGCAGTGGCTAACAAGACAGATCCTAGTGGTTTGAAACATGGTGAAGTTTATTTGTCTGCTTTGTTACAAAAGCCTGTTTCAAAATCATGA
- the LOC105777997 gene encoding uncharacterized protein LOC105777997 isoform X2, whose product MADPELEAIRQRRMQELMARQGGNQQNPEQQKAQEDAKREADERRQMMLSQILSSEARERLARIALVKPEKARGVEDVLLRAAQTGQIAEKVSEERLISLLEQINTQTTKQTKVTIQRRRSVLDDDD is encoded by the exons ATg GCTGATCCTGAACTAGAAGCAATTAGACAAAGAAGGATGCAAGAGTTAATGGCTCGACAGGGG GGGAATCAACAGAACCCTGAACAACAGAAAGCTCAGGAAGATGCCAAGAG GGAGGCAGATGAACGGAGGCAAATGATGCTTAGTCAGATTTTGTCCAGTGAAGCACGCGAAAGAC TTGCTCGAATCGCCTTGGTGAAACCTGAGAAGGCTAGGGGTGTGGAGGATGTTCTACTAAGAGCTGCTCAGACAGGCCAGATAGCTGAGAAG GTTTCAGAGGAGAGGCTTATATCGCTGTTGGAACAGATAAACACCCAAACAACTAAACAGACCAAAGTCACC ATCCAGAGGCGTCGGAGTGttcttgatgatgatgattag
- the LOC105777997 gene encoding uncharacterized protein LOC105777997 isoform X1 — protein sequence MADPELEAIRQRRMQELMARQGVGNQQNPEQQKAQEDAKREADERRQMMLSQILSSEARERLARIALVKPEKARGVEDVLLRAAQTGQIAEKVSEERLISLLEQINTQTTKQTKVTIQRRRSVLDDDD from the exons ATg GCTGATCCTGAACTAGAAGCAATTAGACAAAGAAGGATGCAAGAGTTAATGGCTCGACAGGGGGTG GGGAATCAACAGAACCCTGAACAACAGAAAGCTCAGGAAGATGCCAAGAG GGAGGCAGATGAACGGAGGCAAATGATGCTTAGTCAGATTTTGTCCAGTGAAGCACGCGAAAGAC TTGCTCGAATCGCCTTGGTGAAACCTGAGAAGGCTAGGGGTGTGGAGGATGTTCTACTAAGAGCTGCTCAGACAGGCCAGATAGCTGAGAAG GTTTCAGAGGAGAGGCTTATATCGCTGTTGGAACAGATAAACACCCAAACAACTAAACAGACCAAAGTCACC ATCCAGAGGCGTCGGAGTGttcttgatgatgatgattag